DNA from Cherax quadricarinatus isolate ZL_2023a chromosome 7, ASM3850222v1, whole genome shotgun sequence:
acccccatgtggctccaggttttcccagtcgatctccctgtggttgaaatcgcccattaccagtaactttgctctgctcgagtgagctcttcttgccacctcagccagtgtgtccaccatcaccctgttgttttcttcgtactcctctcttggcctcctgcagttctgtggtgggttatacatcactccaatgactactttatgttctccggactgaattgtacctacaatgtagtctctttctccaatcatgtccatgccttccatttcctcaaatccccatcggtgttttatgagcagtgcaacccctcctccccctctactccttctatctttcctcaggatctgatatcctgttgggaagattgtgtctgttattgtctcagcgagttttgtttctgtgactgctatgatgtctggggatttttcactgattctttcattccactcctcatgtttattcattattccatccgcgtttgtgtaccaaacctttagtttcttttctatcattgtggtcatgcaagaatattggggttgggggagcgagagccttggtgggggcctatatggggctgtggtgtaggtggggtttgtgttgatgggggtggggtcagaatgcccataagggacagctgttggggtgaggtttgtgatatggggattggtggcagagggaacagtgagtgggttgtagtataggttgctcagttgcgttgggaatgtcgcgggtggagtcttttggtgggagattctgtggggtgtgtttgcccttcctcctgtgtctgggtcctgctcattttcattgcttctcgttcctccttgcgtctctgtaccctctctttcagtgtagtcctttcttcttgtgttctgtcgcggtcgaggtatactctctggtacccctctttgtccctcagtcttgctttctcttgcagaatcctggttcgaactgattcttccttgaaagttactctgacaggccgtatccttccactcgcaaaccacccaattctctgaaaatttgtcacctgggtcatattgccctcccctattgttttcatgatgccttcaatcatttttttctcctcctgttttatttcttcaaagttggcccccttggcttcttggagcccgtacacaaaaactgacctcgccctttcctcctcccactgagtctccatctgcgtcctctgaggcattttatttccttccattgacatgttcttgccttcagtccctgtcatatctgaaacttctattctcagtggactgtctttcctgaccagctgtcccttgctactgcagttggctgttagaatctctgcatatagcataccttcattgtcttcggacctgtcgtttgatcttagtgtgctcgtcgtcttttccctggccccacgtgggtctgatagggccttcatgtacggcatgtctccgttgttgcttaccatccccttgtctgcgcctgactttgaatttcctgatgtcacacctgaattgtcatttgtctctctaatctgtttcaggctttgcagtttctcttctaagcactgtatcctagcttctgctgctaagacctgtacttcccacttcctgcactcttcagctatccgctcctccattttcttaccaagctctactatcttccttccccactcttcctcccttttttggagctctagctcccagtctttcctccctggttcgtccaccagatctctgggtttccgtcctctaaggccacccatttttttttttttttttttttactttttattaccacagacagaaggctagaggagggagagggtgtgggggagagagagagagggtagaaagagggagagagaggagagagaaagggtagaaagagggagagagaggagagagtatgggggtgagggataagaccaagggggcgGGAGAgcaatgtgaggggggagagaaagggtagagagagggagaaagagagggagagggagagggagagaaagagagagagagggagaaaggagggaagaaggctatgagagagagaaacgcgagggagggaaaaggtaagaggtctgtgggggaggcagtcaaattccaaggatcagctgtgtgtactcacctagttgtggtttcaggggtcgagacccagctcctggccccgagtgtgtatgtgtgtgcgcgcgtgtgtgtgtgtgtgagcacgtcagttgtttatatgtcccagaaatacaattcacttctgtgtatccgtaatactaatgagataccattaacactgagagtagttctaataattataatactagcgtgtgttaacaagtcattctttcacccagttatgtactaccttttactacatgtgtagaggagggagagggtgtgggggagagagagaaagggtagaaagagggagagagaggagagagaaagggtagaaagagggagagagaggagagagtatgggggtgagggataagaccaagggggagagagagaaatgtgagggggagagaaagggtagagagagggagaaagagagggagagggagagaaagagagagagagggagaaaggagggaaagagggtattgagagggagaaacgcgagggaggggaaaggtaagaggtctgtgggggaggcggtcaaattccaaggatcagctgtgtgtactcacctagttgtggtttcaggggtcgagacccagctcctggccccgagtgtgtatgtgtgtgcgcgcgtgtgtgtgtgtgtgagcacgtcagttgtttatatgtcccagaaatacaattcacttctgtgtatccgtaatactaatgagataccattaacactgagagtagttctaataattataatactagcgtgtgttaacaagtcattctttcacctagttatgtactaccttttactacatgtgtacccaatacttgcttctcagattgtactgtctttgtgtcctagaacattatctctcgaaactgttgtcagggctgtagtcccattagccacgacttaatcctcctgcttaatccttactcctacaaagtttatcttcctactactgctaggtgttgtgtgtatgataatcgctctggagcagggtgtgtgtgtgtgtgtgtgtgtgtgtgtgtgtgtgtgtgtgtgtgtgtgtgtgtgtgtgtgtgtgtgtgtgtgtgtgtgtgtgtgtgtgtgtgtgtgtgtgtgtgtgtgtgtgtgtgtgtgtgtgtgtgtgtgtgtgtgtgtgtgtgtgtgtgtttgtttgttataAAACAGCGCGTGTGCTTATTTTCACCGGCACTCAGGCAgctcacagtgtgtgagagacactcatTTCACCATACACACGGTAAGCTCTGATGTTCACATCTTACTCTGATGTTCACATCTTACTCTGATGTTCTCCACATCTTACTCTGATGTTCTCCACATCTTACTCTGATGTTCTCCACATCTTACTCTGATGTTCTCCACATCTTACTCTGATGTTCACATCTTACTCTGATGTTCTCCACATCTTACTCTGATGTTCTCCACATCTTACTCTGATGTTCACATCTTACTCTGATGTTCTCCACATCTTACTCTGATGTTCTCCACATCTTACTCTGATGTTCTCCACATCTTACTCTGATGTTCTCCACATCTTACTCTGATGTTCTCCACATCTTGCTTAAGAATGCATTCAGCTACTAACAAACGCCTCTGCCTATGTTAACCTATATTTTTAACGCATGTTTATTGACAACTGCATCATCTGAGAACATTGAAGTTCACATCTGCGCTTCAGTATTATTCTGGGTGACATGTGCTGCGCTGTAATGTGCGGACATCTACGGAACAGTTAACGAATAAAACCTATGTTTATATTTACGCACATTCGTTGACACTCAGTCTTACAGTGGGCACAGTCTTACAGTAGTCACAATCTTACAGTGGCCACAATTTTACAGTGGCCTTAATCTTACAGTGGTCGCAATCTTACAGTGGCCACAATCTTACAGTGGTCACAATCTTACAGTGGTCACAGTCTTACAGTGGTCACACTCTTACAGTGGTCACAATCTTACAGTGGTCACAATCTTACAGAATGTCTTAATACCTAGGCAGAAATATTTGCATGTGCGAATGAGTGATAAAAACAATTATACCACTGAACAACGGATTGCTGTCAGCGTTTACATCCACGAAAAATCAAGGAAGACAATGAACGAAATATGTACTCCTTGATATCCAGCAAAGAGTCAGCCAAGAAGCCTCTATATCCCCGCCCTCAACAAACTGACAGGTTAACTTTCTTGATGTTAATCTGGTTATAGCACTCACGGATGCCTACACTCACAGTAGATTCCGCACATATTTCTGTAAGAGGAACACGATTTGGTGGCCACTTTGGTTGAGTTAGTGTAAGTTTTAGTATTAGATTTGTGCGCGTGCATAAGATAAACACAAGAGTTATCTGTAAATAGTGCCAGTAATCATCGCCCCGTCGTCTAGGTCTTTTAGACTGGAAAAGTATATCTATATAAAAATTAGTATTGAGAAACACATTGGAATGTAAAGTGTATACTGATTGTATATACTGTTTGTGTATACTGAATGTAAAGTGTATACTGATTGTATGAAAAATTATGCAAGATTTGCCTGCcgtccgtagctcggttggttgcgcactcagctcacatagtGTCTGTAGTTTGATTCCGggccgggtggaaacgttggctatgtttccttgcacctactgcccctgtggttcatccagcagtaagtaggcacctgggtgttagccgactgttgtgggtggcatcctggggggcgGTAGTTTACCTTAagactgggctttgaaatgagctgaggtaggataacagttcttagtctCTAACACcgatctgtgtaaaaaaaaaaaataagaaaaaataccAGAAATACTAGCAGAGAGAAAAAAATGTTTAACAAGATTTCATTTCCCTAACTCGTATGACAGGACGGTATCAATTTCCTGGATAGTTGTTATCTACCAAACTATTATGAATCAtaaaattaagacatatgtgcaatatctgggtatctttattgtagacgtttcaccatccagtggctttatcaatacaaattccaggacataacttgaagacagtaaaactatatacagaaaatgaggtaatcagtccctcaaccttagagttggtgcgaagagcaccgtagtcgtagagattctgaaggagaagcaaggagcctggcgcttatatacccatctctttgggtaggacctactttcactggagaatcccgcctagcagtgactatgccctcgtctgctatacgtcccctttccacctgacgttagtatataagcgcaatgctccttgcttctgcttcagaatctctacgactaaggtgctcttcgcaccaactccaaggttgagggactgattacctcattttctgtatatagttcttctgtcttcaagatatgtcctggaatttgtattgataaagccactggatggtgaaacgtctaaaataaagatatccagatgtgtcttaatttcatcttgtcggtattgtataccattcttgtacaacttgtcagatatTATCAATCATGCCATCACTTCTCCGTTAacaactaatctctttatttacGCATCCCACCTCTCGGATAGGCTCCTTGGTGCAGCATGTGGACGACATGGGTGCTGGTGTGTGTCGTGGTGCTGGCGTGGCTGCACGACACACACGGTACCTACTTCATCTCTGGTCGGGAGTACAGCGGGGTTCTTCCTAGGTCAATCTTGACCTCAAATATAATTGCCAAGCAGACTCTTCAAGCTGGTAAGTTACAGGCAAGACGAGGCAGCGAATTCGTGAGTTGACACTATCTTAGTTAACAATTACTAACTACTCAGTTTTGTGgttacagtacacaaataaccgcatataggagagaggagcttaccaccacgtaaatggtccaagtcggaccgaaacgtcgtcgtaagctcctctctcctatgtgcagatgttttgtgcattgttccagtcatggtattgtgccttttttgttcttttgTAGTTATTTAATAATGGTTTCTATTATGAAGACTTAGATAACTAAGATAGAATCTTATGATTCTCTGTACTTcataaagtaattttttttatattaagatGACTGAAACTATTACATAGAGTTATTATACTGTATGTTATCAGATGAGaactttttttctttcttttaatgtaccagccgtatcccaccaaggcagggtggcccaaaaagaaaaacgaaagtttctctttttaaatttagtaatttatacaggagaaggggttactagtcccttgctcctggtaatttagtcgcctcttacaacacgcatagcttacggaggaagaattttgttccacttccccatggagataagaggaaataaacaagaacaagaactagtaagaaaatagaagaaaacccagaggggtgcgtaTATATATGCTTACACACCCCTCTGGTGTGCTTACACATCCTCTCACATATGCTTACACATATGCTTACACAACCTCTCAGATGAGAACTGTATTGCTAAATAGTGTGTGgatttatttatattgtttataaggTAATTGGGTTGTTAGTTTTAAAGCTTTTTGTCTGGGCGAGGTTATTATGACCGTAATTAATTTACTTATTAATGTACTGGAGTACTGATGCATACTAAGATATACCCTTAGTAAGTGTACACAGAGATATTCACCTCTTGCTGTGTATATATATCCCTGTGTTATTGTAGTATAACTAATCATACATTTACGATATGCATTTTATGGTGTATTAATATAAAATGTATTATAACTTACTGTTACGTAGTTGGTTAATTGGGCCTAAAGCACGTCGACTGCTCCaaggatcattaaggctacagtgtcacctgtccactaccagtcaagaataatttaaaCCCTAAAatgtatacactgatatataaacTTGTCTTGGTGTATATGCTGCGGATTATTAAAAAATCTTAATAAACTAgaacaaaataataatataaatttaataagtattttattttaatgtactttaattaatataatttaatattatttaatttcatatacattattatttaatttatttCCCGCACttataactggaacaatacacaaataacccgcatttaTGAccacgtttcagtccgacttgaaccattaaaaagtcggtccaggtcggaccgaaaggCCGTCATTGGTTCCAGTCTCCCAAGTACCTGTTATTTGTCCATTGTATCCACGAATGTAATATTATTATCTGCATTGTGTAGGTGGAAAACTGAATGCCGCTGGGTTGCTGGAGTGTAGTCGACTGTGTATCGCCACTGCAGCTTGCTCGTCTATCATCATACAAACAGCCACAAATACTTGTTACCTCACCTCACTTGACCGCTGCTCACAGCCAGGCAACCTGCTGCTTGTGTCGCCGGGTAAGACACACCTCTGATGCTGTCATCGATGACTGCCTCATCTACCCTTCCATAAGTGTGTTTCGTGTGGGTATGGTTGCACGTTGGGCAAACATACGTAAATGCGGTGACGTTTTTCTTTATTTGTGAAATGTTTCGATCGAAATTGGGCTTTATTCAGCCCATTactgtgtgaagcattgataaggaccagtgtggaaaatactgtatatattttccagaaattcagtatttatatgtatatagatggccatactgtatttaataacatttatgtcatagaaaatgggaaactgagcctggggagaagggacagtcgccattgttaatttgaattggttacaacgttagtgtaatgggaagaatttttcgtgctctagaggttaaaattgggttgacacctctcaaataggaggcgaaattgttggatgtgcagtcctgcataacttgagatatcaggcgactggacaagacagctccaggaacctcagataagtctgttatgttataactctggccagttgttattttcatgtatagacaggttttctgagtatgatacaccttgatttcTAGTCacattggtgagtgatattaattctccttctgttatgtaaatgtctgtatatactataatcctttttaaattttaatatacagtccacaaatttatatatttaccagcattcctggtgatgtatatttcatttaattaataggtccagagcaacttgtggatatgacagtggtaggtatcgaagggggacattttttgcgacctaggtgtcccaaattcctacttgtctaactgataaataataattatctatgttcatttactgttatgtatataatgatacattcagctaaatgcaattttccacaaccaGTGTTGCATCTGTGTCTTTCTCAATAACCACAGTAACGGCGTCTCGCCATTGTCTCCAATAAGTTTAAGTGTTATTACCTATACAGATACTGTAAGAAGAAAATAAGCTAAGTTTCTATTATTTTTAAGATGGAATCTAAGATTAAATATAATAAAGTGGTCATTTTTCTATGAGAAATCCGAGAAATAAACTGGACTGAGTTTTGTATTCTTCTTGTCAGTTGTATACCAAGATGGTCACCAAAAAAAAGTGCTTAAACACTTAAATAAAGATTTTCAGTGGTAATCCCTGAGTACCTTCCACCAAGGCTCTTTTCAGAGAAATAGAAAGTAAAAGAGATGAATTTAATTAATAAATACAGGTTATATAACGCAAGATAAGTCATGTAACCTAAGTCAGGGACAGGAACATGTGACTTCACGGCCAGAATATTTATAGAATCAGGTTTCCACTGGCCCTCTTAGATCTTTAAAGTGGGTCGTGATGCAGTCATTGATGACTCGaggtttttttttaccaataaaaACTTTACGTATCatggaaaaaaataatatttgtgtatgtgtgtgtataattaaACTCTTTTAGCCACGACAGATACTATATGTTTATGGTAACTCTTCTTTTGGTGTATATGAACCACTCTTTTTTTAATATTCTATTATGACATTTATGAAAACAAATAATACTTTCAGGTTATTTCTACTATGAGAGATTTGATGGGCAGAGTATATCTCCTCCCACTTGCTACTCCAGGTGCTACCAGGCCAGCGGCTGTGAGAAGTGTGGTCGTCAGTTCTGCTGGGGTGAGTACTGCGACCACTGCGCCAACACTTGCTGGCAGATACCCAACAAAGTCAAAGGTCCAGCCCTCATCTGGTCATTCGACCTGACCAGTGTCTTAGAGGTTCATTGTGATAACAATTGGCAACTGTTGTGGAAATCGGGCGACTCGTCTCCACGAAACACCCCACCAGAGCCATTGCAACTCAAACTCTTCTTTCGCTACATCGGAGACAGTAAAGCAGAATCATTATTTAGCTCGGTGAGCTCTGTCAGCGGCATGCTCACCGTTGGAAGTTACGTTGGAGGTAACGGGGGTAACTGGTGGAATGCTCCGTTTGAAAATCGTGCTCTGGCATACAACTCGTCACAGAACTGTAAGCCATTCTTCAACCCTACGAGTGAGTGCGAGGCCAACAACATCACGGCAGCTGAGGAACAAATAAGTCTACGCGGCAACGTGACCGAGCGAGGCTTCGCCTGGCTCACTGGTAACCAGACACTCGATCATTTGACACTTTCCTCGATCGAACTGTGGATGACGTGCACTACCTGTCCAGATGTCTCAAAATATGGCAATTAATAAGAAACACAAATGTTGAAACTGAAGTGatgtgatttatatatatatatatgtcgtgccgaatatgtaaaactggtcaattagcaagaactcatttaaaattaagtcctttctaaaattttctcttacacgtttaaagatatatttttttcattaatgttgatgtaaaaatttataattttgcaccaaaaggaacttagaaaacttacctaaccttattataacaagaacaatttattttagcctaacccaactaaatatatgttagatttgtttacagtaatttaatactaaacaaacaaagtgaaatatatttttagttaggttcagaatgaatttggcgaaattattgcatacacatattttcacttgtcctatatggcaagatgagcgttgctatttaagccaagatcgcaagttctgcctattcggcacgacatataataagcgtgtatgcacctggagaagagaggaatgcagaggagagagagagagattttgggagatattaagtgaatgtataggagcctttgaaccaagtgagagagtaattgtggtaggggacatgaatgctaaagtaggagaaacttttagagagggtgtggtaggtaagtttggggtgccaggtgtaaatgataatgggagccctttgattgaactttgtatagaaaggggtttagttataggtaatacatattttaagaaaaagaggataaataagtatacaagatatgatgtagggcgaaatgacagtactttgttggattatgtattggtagataaaagactgttgagtagacttcaggatgtacatgtttatagaggggccacagatatatcagatcactttctagttgtagctacactgagagtaaaaggtagatgggatacaaggagaatagaagcatcagggaagagagaggtgaaggtttataaactaaaagaggaggcagttagggtaagatataaacagctattggaggatagatgggctaatgagagcataggcaatggggtcgaagaggtatggggtaggtttaaaaatgagtgttcagcagaagtttgtggttacaggaaagtgggtgcgggagggaagaggagcgattggtggaatgatgatgtaaagagagtagtaagggagaaaaagttagcatatgagaagtttttacaaagtagaagtgatgcaaggagggaagagtatatggagaaaaagagagaggttaagagagtggtgaagcaatgtaaaaagagagcaaatgagagagtgggtgagatgttatcaacaaattttgttgaaaataagaaaaagttttggagtgagattaacaagttaagaaagcctagagaacaaatggatttgccagttaaaaataggagaggagagttattaaatggagagttagaggtattgggaagatggagggaatattttgaggaattgttaaatgttgatgaagatagggaagctgtgatttcgtgtataggacaaggaggaataacatcttgtaggagtgaggaagagccagctgtgagtgtggaggaagttcgtgaggcagtaggtaaaatgaaagggggtaaggcagccgggattgatgggataaagatagaaatgttaaaagcaggtggggatatagttttggagtggttggtgcaaatatttaataaatgtatggaagagggtaaggtacctagggattggcagagagcatgcatagttcctttgtataaaggcaaaggggataaaagagagtgcaaaaattatagggggataagtctgctgagtatacctggtaaagtgtatggtagagttattattgaaagaattaagagtaagacggagaataggatagcagatgaacaaggaggctttaggaaaggtagggggtgtgtggaccaggtgtttacagtgaaacatgtaagtgaacagtatttagataaggctagagaggtctttgtggcatttatggatttggaaaaggcgtatgacagggtggaaagggtggcaatgtggcagatgttgcaagtgtatggtgtaggaggtaggttactgaaagcagtgaagagtttttacgaggatagtgaggctcaagttagagtatgtaggaaagagggaaattatttcccagtaaaagtaggccttagacaaggatgtgtgatgtcaccgtggttgtttaatatatttatagatggggttgtaagagaagtaaatgcgagggtcttggcaagaggcgtggagttaaaagataaagaatcacacacaaagtgggagttgtcacagctgctctttgctgatgacactgtgctcttgggagattctgaagagaagttgcagagattggtggatgaatttggtagggtgtgcaaa
Protein-coding regions in this window:
- the LOC128687017 gene encoding uncharacterized protein encodes the protein MWTTWVLVCVVVLAWLHDTHGTYFISGREYSGVLPRSILTSNIIAKQTLQAGGKLNAAGLLECSRLCIATAACSSIIIQTATNTCYLTSLDRCSQPGNLLLVSPGYFYYERFDGQSISPPTCYSRCYQASGCEKCGRQFCWGEYCDHCANTCWQIPNKVKGPALIWSFDLTSVLEVHCDNNWQLLWKSGDSSPRNTPPEPLQLKLFFRYIGDSKAESLFSSVSSVSGMLTVGSYVGGNGGNWWNAPFENRALAYNSSQNCKPFFNPTSECEANNITAAEEQISLRGNVTERGFAWLTGNQTLDHLTLSSIELWMTCTTCPDVSKYGN